The following coding sequences lie in one Alosa sapidissima isolate fAloSap1 chromosome 15, fAloSap1.pri, whole genome shotgun sequence genomic window:
- the LOC121683213 gene encoding membrane frizzled-related protein — MTDLTEISLDSESDIYKNVYCNPAFEPENEREETQQEFKTHVSSPEVNKTPETSNGMLSLCVVRLRGPWCGWGTVVVLAAASLLVTALGLTLILILTQLNGPTSEPGLVTPLDSWSGDGVPHNTPLRPTTYSVTHSPMTTLTGKDPTSPTKCGGVLADPGGTFSSPNHPGSYPPDLLCVWVIRVPPPSLVQLHVSSLDIEGPSPCLFDWLEIREETEQTSTVTRFCGNVAPPTVNTNSSTVWVSFRSDGSITRNGFNAQYHSILPGQKSCSREEFMCDNGRCLLPVSVCDGQPNCQDQTDEANCSHKHKECGGQKTGLSGSFSSPNHPKPYPHQQLCTWHISVEDGHVIRLSFRNFSLETQDVCEFDYVEVHDSADTGDDSVLGRYCGSGLPPDLTSSGTVMTVVFVADEGVADSGFYASYQAIPLSERTCSSAQFACGSGECLHPEWLCDGWNDCADGADELDCANSTYPPITSSCEPIQVQMCQGLSYNLTSFPNIWLSIADQREAAAMLQQYRVLMELACFEPLRKLVCGMFLPQCSPRGGVLQPCWSVCSAAEQQCAQALDLFSLSWPFNCHLLPDSDDPVECSRP, encoded by the exons ATGACTGATCTGACCGAAATATCTTTAGACTCAGAATCTGATATATACAAG AACGTATATTGCAATCCTGCCTTCGAgccagagaatgagagggaggaaACACAGCAAGAATTCAAAACTCATGTTTCCTCACCAGAGGTCAATAAGACCCCTGAAACAA GTAATGGGATGCTGAGTCTTTGTGTGGTCCGGCTGAGAGGTCCCTGGTGTGGCTGGGGAACAGTGGTGGTACTGGCTGCAGCATCACTTCTAGTGACAGCTTTGGGGCTtactcttattctcattctcactc AACTAAATGGACCCACTTCAGAACCTGGCCTGGTGACACCTTTAGACTCGTGGAGTGGAGATGGCGTACCACACAACACCCCATTAAGACCCACCACCTACTCCGTCACTCACAGCCCGATGACAACTCTCACTGGGAAAGACCCCACCTCCCCTACCA AATGCGGGGGTGTCTTGGCAGACCCTGGTGGCACTTTCAGCTCTCCCAACCACCCGGGCTCATATCCCCCcgatttgctgtgtgtgtgggtgatccGGGTGCCACCCCCAAGCCTCGTGCAGCTCCATGTGTCATCACTGGACATCGAGGGGCCTTCACCCTGCCTGTTTGATTGGCTGGAGATTCGAGAGGAGACCGAGCAGACATCCACTGTAACCAG GTTCTGTGGTAATGTGGCCCCTCCCACAGTCAACACCAATAGCAGCACAGTGTGGGTCAGCTTTCGGTCAGATGGGAGCATCACAAGAAATGGTTTCAACGCCCAGTACCATTCCATTTTACCTGGCCAGA AGAGCTGTTCAAGGGAAGAGTTTATGTGTGATAATGGTCGTTGTCTCCTGCCGGTGTCTGTTTGCGATGGTCAACCAAACTGCCAGGACCAAACTGATGAGGCGAACTGCAGTCACAAGCACAAAG AATGTGGTGGCCAGAAGACTGGATTGTCCGGCTCCTTCTCTAGTCCAAACCACCCCAAGCCCTACCCACACCAACAG ctgtgcaCCTGGCATATATCTGTGGAGGATGGGCATGTCATCAGGTTGAGTTTCCGTAACTTCAGCCTGGAAACGCAAGACGTCTGTGAGTTTGACTATGTCGAGGTGCACGACAGTGCTGACACTGGGGACGACAGTGTTCTTGGCCG GTACTGTGGATCAGGACTCCCTCCAGATCTGACCTCCTCGGGGACCGTCATGACTGTGGTGTTTGTGGCCGATGAGGGCGTGGCAGACAGCGGCTTCTATGCTTCCTACCAGGCCATTCCTCTCTCAGAGA GGACCTGTAGCTCAGCTCAGTTTGCCTGTGGCAGTGGGGAGTGTCTGCACCCGGAGTGGCTGTGTGATGGCTGGAACGACTGCGCTGATGGAGCAGACGAGCTGGACTGTGCCAACTCCACTTATCCCCCTATCA CGTCATCCTGCGAGCCCATACAGGTGCAGATGTGCCAGGGTCTGTCCTATAACCTCACCTCTTTCCCCAATATCTGGCTCTCCATCGCCGACCAGAGGGAGGCTGCGGCCATGCTGCAGCAGTACAGG gtgCTGATGGAGCTAGCATGCTTCGAGCCCTTGCGTAAGCTGGTGTGCGGCATGTTCCTGCCCCAGTGCAGCCCCCGGGGCGGCGTGCTGCAGCCATGTTGGTCGGTATGCTCAGCGGCCGAGCAGCAGTGTGCCCAGGCCCTGGACCTCTTCTCCCTCAGCTGGCCCTTCAACTGCCACCTGCTGCCAGACTCGGACGATCCCGTCGAGTGCTCTCGCCCCTGA
- the nudt8 gene encoding nucleoside diphosphate-linked moiety X motif 8 isoform X1: MFRSPQLLALPSLKGTQRSLLLFSKEALPSICPRHQRSGPDGRRALSLGFVEKSCCSKKEEDIQDKLSQDIAKEQKIIRKTQANQGSPDNSPPAPDELTKIAPCSQHLKLSINRLFSCSVHPLSSTWFALPSHNHSQTNSLEYLINAETSGRSDHKCLLLHSHNQAGKQKVGATTSCNIESEQHSHSSVSFLRGSHKLLFPRSLLSTPNLWTRSSIVAGRLWEQHLAIQACGMHGATQLKVNPEYCLSAENEDRCRKRLESNAALYQKEKGKSWAAVLVCLCTERGEPAFLFTLRSSKLKGRHKGDVSFAGGKKDPADTDIVDTALREAHEELGVTVRADQVWGVLKPLRDMSGMLIAPVLANLGPLEALSFRPNPSEVEEIFTLSLAHVCNPRNRGYTNFRTGDRYGYTLPVFCNGKHRVWGLTAVALEHTLKLIVPP, from the exons ATGTTTAGGAGTCCCCAGCTGTTGGCCTTACCAAGCCTAAAAGGGACCCAAAGATCACTGCTACTCTTCTCCAAAGAGGCCCTGCCGTCCATTTGCCCTAGACACCAGAGGAGTGGACCCGATGGAAGAAGAGCACTCTCCCTTGGATTTGTTGAGAAATCATGTTGCTCAAAGAAGGAAGAGGATATTCAAGACAAACTATCTCAGGACATTGCAAAAGAGCAGAAAATCATCAGAAAAACACAAGCAAACCAAGGGTCTCCTGACAACAGCCCTCCAGCCCCAGATGAACTGACTAAAATTGCTCCTTGTTCACAGCACCTGAAGCTATCAATTAACAGACTTTTTTCCTGTAGTGTACATCCATTGTCTTCTACATGGTTCGCTCTGCCTTCACACAACCACTCTCAAACCAATTCACTGGAGTATTTGATCAATGCTGAGACCTCGGGCAGGTCTGACCACAAGTGCCTCTTGCTGCATAGTCATAACCAAGCCGGTAAGCAGAAAGTTGGTGCTACCACATCATGCAATATTGAGAGTGAGCAGCATTCGCATTCATCAGTGTCATTTCTCAGGGGGTCTCATAAGCTTCTCTTTCCTCGATCACTTTTATCTACGCCAAACCTATGGACTCGCAGCAGCATCGTCGCGGGGAGGTTGTGGGAACAGCACCTGGCGATCCAGGCCTGTGGTATGCATGGTGCGACCCAGCTGAAGGTAAACCCGGAGTACTGCCTTTCTGCCGAGAACGAGGACCGATGTCGGAAAAGGCTAGAGTCCAACGCGGCACTGTACCAGAAGGAGAAGGGGAAGAGTTGGGCAGCTGTGCTGGTGTGCCTCTGCACTGAAAGGGGAGAGCCAGCTTTCTTGTTCACTCTCCGCTCCAGCAAGCTCAAGGGCAGGCACAAGGGCGATGTCAG TTTTGCAGGGGGTAAGAAGGACCCTGCTGACACAGACATTGTGGACACTGCTCTACGGGAGGCTCATGAGGAGTTGGGAGTTACTGTGAGGGCGGATCAGGTGTGGGGTGTTCTCAAGCCTCTGCGGGACATG TCTGGCATGTTGATCGCACCCGTACTTGCTAACCTCGGGCCCCTGGAGGCCCTGTCATTTCGGCCTAATCCTAGTGAG GTGGAGGAGATTTTCACACTCAGCCTGGCTCACGTCTGCAACCCGAGGAACCGGGGCTACACAAACTTCCGAACAGGCGACCGCTACGGCTACACTCTCCCGGTGTTCTGTAATGGGAAGCACCGTGTCTGGGGTCTCACGGCTGTGGCATtggaacacacactcaaactcatcGTGCCGCCATAG
- the nudt8 gene encoding nucleoside diphosphate-linked moiety X motif 8 isoform X2 has translation MHGATQLKVNPEYCLSAENEDRCRKRLESNAALYQKEKGKSWAAVLVCLCTERGEPAFLFTLRSSKLKGRHKGDVSFAGGKKDPADTDIVDTALREAHEELGVTVRADQVWGVLKPLRDMSGMLIAPVLANLGPLEALSFRPNPSEVEEIFTLSLAHVCNPRNRGYTNFRTGDRYGYTLPVFCNGKHRVWGLTAVALEHTLKLIVPP, from the exons ATGCATGGTGCGACCCAGCTGAAGGTAAACCCGGAGTACTGCCTTTCTGCCGAGAACGAGGACCGATGTCGGAAAAGGCTAGAGTCCAACGCGGCACTGTACCAGAAGGAGAAGGGGAAGAGTTGGGCAGCTGTGCTGGTGTGCCTCTGCACTGAAAGGGGAGAGCCAGCTTTCTTGTTCACTCTCCGCTCCAGCAAGCTCAAGGGCAGGCACAAGGGCGATGTCAG TTTTGCAGGGGGTAAGAAGGACCCTGCTGACACAGACATTGTGGACACTGCTCTACGGGAGGCTCATGAGGAGTTGGGAGTTACTGTGAGGGCGGATCAGGTGTGGGGTGTTCTCAAGCCTCTGCGGGACATG TCTGGCATGTTGATCGCACCCGTACTTGCTAACCTCGGGCCCCTGGAGGCCCTGTCATTTCGGCCTAATCCTAGTGAG GTGGAGGAGATTTTCACACTCAGCCTGGCTCACGTCTGCAACCCGAGGAACCGGGGCTACACAAACTTCCGAACAGGCGACCGCTACGGCTACACTCTCCCGGTGTTCTGTAATGGGAAGCACCGTGTCTGGGGTCTCACGGCTGTGGCATtggaacacacactcaaactcatcGTGCCGCCATAG
- the ftr86 gene encoding finTRIM family, member 86, whose product MASSWAPDEFVCSVCLEVLRDPATLPCGHTYCMLCIKKHWDQGASTNCYSCPQCRKTFNPRPSLSRSTVLAEALEKLKLRSQQQTDPSSPVYVTVLPSLPTSQDGSAAAEKGLYPQLPVSSPRLCPEHQQPLDLYCSDDKVFVCEDCGLYTHKGHQVVRPHEERREKQQEVVQMQAEILRRIQEKEKDLQDLPKALEVYQDQMQVFQNEIKETIVELVKSMELLGSQVEELVLQAHEAFSESRKDTHLSRLQQEVAQLRKQDQELRSLSCTPDDVRFLEELRTLSAQGLAGSEEVIDPQFEAIKSGIKAKLGRMTDRLQDLNKDTLTQIFRIVNDSNSARRMSNCQEASAGPTHISAASAEGPPLPSRPPGMARSATAATPGHARSDVPPPLPERLPAMMRAATLPVQRPTTNLLANPKPKTREEMLKFRFEPTLDLNTAYRHIRISDGARKATLRAEVVDASEHPDRFLYWRQVLCREPLAGSPYYWEVEWTGHKVTVGVTYRELERAANDNRSRLGYNPLSWGLYWSGSAFSVWHNDKATPLGGPKAHRIGIYLDQQEGVLAFYRVSHGKAELIHSLWENFTGPLFPGFRFWTGVGATIKISELE is encoded by the exons ATGGCTTCCTCGTGGGCTCCAGATGAATTTGTTTGCTCAGTGTGTCTGGAAGTCTTGCGCGACCCCGCTACACTGCCTTGTGGACACACGTACTGCATGCTCTGCATCAAGAAGCATTGGGACCAAGGGGCATCCACAAACTGCTACAGTTGCCCCCAGTGCAGGAAAACGTTTAATCCTCGACCATCTCTATCCAGGAGTACTGTGCTGGCTGAGGCCTTGGAGAAATTAAAACTACGATCACAGCAGCAAACTGATCCTTCATCTCCAGTCTATGTCACTGTCTTACCATCTTTGCCAACTTCTCAGGATGGTTCTGCAGCAGCTGAGAAAGGATTGTACCCACAGCTTCCAGTGTCTTCCCCTCGACTTTGCCCAGAGCACCAGCAACCACTGGACCTCTACTGCAGTGACGAcaaagtgtttgtatgtgaggaTTGTGGACTGTATACGCACAAGGGCCACCAGGTCGTCCGACCAcatgaagagagaagagagaaacag CAAGAGGTGGTTCAGATGCAGGCAGAAATTCTAAGGAGAAttcaagagaaagagaaagacctTCAGGATCTCCCAAAGGCTCTAGAGGTTTACCAG GACCAGATGCAAGTGTTCCAGAATGAGATTAAGGAGACCATTGTGGAGCTGGTGAAGAGTATGGAGCTATTGGGCTCTCAGGTGGAAGAGCTCGTTCTCCAGGCCCACGAAGCCTTTTCAGAGAGCAGAAAAGATACCCACCTCAGTAGGCTGCAGCAGGAAGTGGCCCAGCTTCGCAAACAGGACCAGGAGCTGCGCTCCCTCTCCTGCACACCAGATGACGTCAGGTTTCTGGAG GAGCTTAGAACCCTCTCTGCTCAAGGCCTGGCTGGAAGCGAAGAGGTTATTGATCCACAGTTTGAAGCAATCAAGTCTGGAATCAAAGCAAAACTGGGGAGAATGACAGACAGGCTACAGGATCTTAACAAAGACACACTGACTCAGATATTCAGAATTG TTAATGATTCCAATTCAGCACGTCGCATGTCTAATTGTCAAGAAGCAAGTGCAGGACCCACTCACA TAAGTGCTGCCTCTGCTGAAGGTCCGCCACTTCCATCACGGCCACCAGGAATGGCCCGCTCTGCAACTGCGGCGACCCCAG GGCATGCCAGATCTGACGTCCCACCCCCTCTCCCAGAGAGACTTCCAGCCATGATGCGTGCTGCAACCTTACCTG TTCAAAGGCCTACAACCAACCTTCTGGCAAACCCAAAGCCCAAAACCAGAGAGGAGATGCTGAAAT TTCGATTTGAGCCCACGCTGGACCTGAACACAGCATATCGCCACATCCGCATCTCTGATGGTGCTCGGAAGGCCACTCTGCGGGCGGAGGTGGTGGATGCGTCTGAGCACCCCGACCGCTTCCTTTACTGGAGGCAGGTGCTGTGTAGGGAACCCCTGGCCGGGAGTCCCTACTACTGGGAAGTGGAGTGGACAGGGCATAAG GTGACCGTCGGTGTGACCTACAGAGAGCTGGAGCGGGCAGCCAACGATAACCGCTCCAGGCTGGGCTATAACCCTTTGTCCTGGGGCCTCTACTGGTCTGGCTCCGCCTTCTCCGTCTGGCACAATGACAAGGCGACTCCCCTGGGAGGCCCCAAAGCACACAGGATTGGCATCTATCTGGACCAGCAGGAGGGTGTGCTGGCCTTCTACAGGGTCTCCCATGGAAAAGCAGAGCTCATCCACAGTCTCTGGGAAAACTTCACCGGTCCGCTCTTCCCCGGATTCAGGTTCTGGACTGGAGTTGGTGCCACGATCAAAATTTCTGAGCTGGAGTAA
- the cbln20 gene encoding cerebellin 20 — protein MRAIVMLCLLGVAVANDPYYSWNGPNGKESTDPATENVCLMDTASCGCCLMQKQMWRMETFFNMSLSQLQRDLERAEAALHNLRASRSAFSVALTDTRRCLGPFREATAIRYEVVFLNLGAGYNTSTGIFTAPRAGVYSLALTVYSDAGSPGAILAACARLRRNGSVLAAPSENNTQDQEDSTSVTMAVQLNAGDRVDVTLPAGCFLCDSSSHFNTFTGFLLYATD, from the exons ATGAGAG CCATTGTGATGCTGTGTTTGCTGGGAGTAGCTGTTGCTAATGACCCTTACTACTCTTGGAATGGACCAAATGGAAAAGAGAGCACTGACCCTGCCACTGAAAATG tCTGTCTCATGGACACAGCATCCTGTGGCTGCTGCCTGATGCAGAAGCAGATGTGGAGGATGGAGACCTTCTTTAACATGTCACTCAGTCAGTTGCAGCGTGACCTGGAGAGGGCTGAGGCTGCCCTCCACAACCTCCGCG cCAGCCGTAGTGCTTTCTCCGTGGCTCTGACAGACACCCGCCGCTGCTTGGGCCCCTTCCGCGAGGCCACCGCCATCCGCTACGAGGTTGTCTTCCTCAACCTGGGTGCTGGCTACAACACCTCCACCGGCATCTTCACCGCCCCGCGTGCCGGCGTCTACAGCCTGGCACTCACCGTCTACAGCGACGCCGGCTCACCGGGGGCCATTCTGGCCGCCTGCGCCCGCCTCCGACGCAACGGCAGTGTGCTGGCCGCGCCGAGCGAGAACAACACGCAGGACCAGGAGGACAGCACCAGCGTGACGATGGCCGTGCAGCTGAACGCCGGGGACAGGGTGGACGTGACGCTGCCCGCTGGCTGCTTTCTGTGCGACAGCAGCAGCCACTTCAACACCTTCACCGGCTTCCTGCTCTACGCCACCGACTGA